Within Salvia splendens isolate huo1 chromosome 21, SspV2, whole genome shotgun sequence, the genomic segment GAGGGGACGAGGTAATGGATAATTATCTACATATGATAGTAGATGTACGTGATGTAGCCGAAGCTATGATATTAGCATTCGAGACACCTAATGCCCGGGGTCGATACTTATGCACGTCTCACATGATCAAAAACGAGGATTTGGTTAAGAATCTCAAGGAAATCTATCCCGATTACAACTACCCCAAGAGGTAATTAATAATCTTTTCATAACGATCATACGTCTGTATTGCATTGTACGTCCCATAATGGTTCGTCTCATCTCGTCTCGCAGCTTTAAAGAAGGCATTGAGGTTCCGCTAGTGAGTTCGGAAAAACTGCAGGGACTTGGTTGGAAATATAAGCCATTGAAACAAACTCTGGTTGACACTATTGAGAATTGCAAACAAGTTGGCCTTCTCTGATTTCGTCATTGTTTCAAATTGTGCTGTTCAATAACATGGGCACCAATTGTTGTACTTTGAATCATTGTTACTTTCGATTCTCTATATGATAATAAAATGCAACTTAATTATACAGGGGCATGCCAACATTGATATTTGAGTATAATGAGTTAGATTAGCTTACTGAAAATGCTTTGTAATTTTCAATTCAACATTGAAATACTCTTACAAACAACGCAGTTTCATAAGTGTTTGATTTCTGGCTCTTTAAGTCTCATTGCGAAAGTGTTTTTTGTAATGAGTGTGCCATCACTTTGCTTACCTTCCTCGAAGAATATCCAGAGAGAGCGAACCGTTGGGAGGCAAAGCTGAGGGACATTGCTCATGAAACTGGAGATTTTATCCAACAATTTCTGTGGAGGCAGGCATATTTTGGAGAGGACAAAATATCAAGATTGAAATTTGAAGAGGAGTtcagaaatgtaatggaaaaatTCTGTTTAATTGCTGGAGATGTGATGGACGAGCGACCTGCTTACCCCTCTCATTCTCTCTCACCATCAGCATCATCAAGAATTGCACCAACTCCCAATGGTGTGGCCATTGGTTTAGATGATGATGTGATGGCAATAAAGGATAGGCTTTGTGGTCTCTCttccaaactcaaactcatacCCATATTGGGAATGGGTGGCATTGGCAAGACCACTCTTGCTAGAACTGTTTATGAAGATCCATTAATCATGTATCGTTTTCATATTCGTGTTTGGCTTACAATATCACAAGATTACAATGCACGGAAAGTTCTTTTAAGTCTTGTAGATTCGATGAAACTGATGGAAGAACATATGCCAAGATTAGAGATGGATGATGTTTCAATACTGGCGGAGAAAGTGTATAAAAACTTGAAGGGTAGGAAGTATCTCGTGGTAATGGATGATGTGTGGAGCACAAAGGTTTGGGATGATGTAAGGAATGTATTTCCGGATGATGGCAATGGAAGTCGAATCATGTTAACTACAAGGCTAGCGGATGTTGTCAAATGAAGAGGCAAAACGGCTAGTAGCCACATTCCAAGTACCAACTAATTGGTAATTGTTGTTGCATTTAATAGGTAGTATTTACCTAGACAAACAATAAATTAGTGGGAGTTTCTAAGAGTTGTAATATCCCTATAAAAGGGAATGTGCTACATCAAACAATTCATAACAGAAAATTACAAAACACTTGTCTTCTCTCTAGCCACCATGAATCTTCTTCTACTTatcgcctctctcgattaccatctttaagctggtatcagagcaggttaaAGTGGTGTGGGACTCAGAAAATTCTCATCACCGTCCCGGATATACCTTTCCCGGCCTTTTTTAAAACCTGCAAAAACCAGAAAATAGCCATGTCAGAATCTGACCCAGAAACTACAAACATCAACCAACCTTTGGTGAGTTTTCCAGGGGAATTTGCTGCCCAATTGGCTGAGTTCCTCAAACAGATCAATAAACCACCACCTCCTCCCTCAAACCAACCAGAATCATTGGGAGAGGTTCATGTCCAAAGTAAGCTCAATGGGGATAATTATCCCCTATGGAAAAACCTGATGGAACGAGCCATAGGAGGCAAGGGTCTGTTGTCTCACATAAATGGAGTAACCGACCCCCCTCCAGCCAATCATCCCAGTTACCCCAAATGGCAACAGAGAGATTACTGCTGCTATAACTGGATTATCAACAACGTCGAAGCAAGTCTCATCAATGAAGTTTCACAATACGCGACGGCCCGAGACCTATGGGAGGGTCTGGCTATCACGTACGCAAGCGGAGCCGATCCATTTCAAGTTTCAGACCTACACAGACAGGCATACAACATGAAGCAAGGAAACATGAGTCTCGAATGCCTGTGGAACAAGTTTCAAAGCCTCTGGATCTCTATCGATGAAAGGGATCCGAATCCTATGGATACCCCATCAACAATAGAGAAATATAACAAAATCATACAGAGACATAGGCTATATCAATTTCTATGGGCCCTAGACGACAGATACGATACCATAAAGAGGGAGATCTTAAACAAAGAGCCGGTACCCACAGTAAGAAACGCATATGCAATGGTTAGGCGTGAATCAGCCAATGAGCGGGTTCTCAAACCCACAGGCGACTCACAAGAAACAGGAATCGGTGCCGGATTAGCAGCAATCGACCGGAGCAGACCACCGCCGCCCAAATTCCACCAAAACGTCGACAAAAACAAATTAACATGCAGCCACTGTGGAGGGAAGAAACATACCGCCGAAACATGCTTCCATCTCCATGGATTTCCCGATTGGTGGGAGGATATGAAGAAATCGAAACAGAATCGGAACCGAAATGGAGGAGGCAGGGCGACGGCGGCATCAGCAATCGGCGACCGAGCTACCAACGCCGTCAACATAGCGGGCAGCTCCAACAAGCCGAAACCGACGGGGATTAACCGTCCGACGAACAGCAACGGAAATAACGAAGAAACAGCAACGGCGTCAGCCGCGGTCGCTCGGGCTTGGACAGAAGGTAACCATACCACCGGCGGCCCCACCTTATCACCGATTGGAGACAAATCGGAGAAGGAACCAGGAAATCATAGAGATGGAAGAGAGAAATCGATAGTGTCGAGAGAGGGAGTGGAGACGGCGGGTTGTAGGGATTTAGGGTTCTCCAAATTCAAAATCGACCCCCAACCCTCTTATAAATCCTATTTTAAACCCCATTCCCATAAATCTACCCAAAACTACCCCAAAACTTCCAATATCTCCAGAAAATACCCCAAAACTTCAgtaaaacaccaaaatcaccCCGATTTTCCTAAACAATTGCAAAAATACCCCGACACTTTTCCAGATTCCGAAATTACCCCGACCAAAACAAATGATCTTCTTTTTCAGCCTACTATTCCGTGCCACAACTCTTTTAAAGCCTTAGCCTTTACCTCATCCACCACTGTTGCAAAGAAATATAGTcagtggatttttgattgtggtgcTACCGATACAATCTCTTTTGATCCAACAGATTTCCTCCACATATCT encodes:
- the LOC121784452 gene encoding disease resistance protein RPP13-like; the protein is MEKFCLIAGDVMDERPAYPSHSLSPSASSRIAPTPNGVAIGLDDDVMAIKDRLCGLSSKLKLIPILGMGGIGKTTLARTVYEDPLIMYRFHIRVWLTISQDYNARKVLLSLVDSMKLMEEHMPRLEMDDVSILAEKVYKNLKGRKYLVVMDDVWSTKVWDDVRNVFPDDGNGSRIMLTTRLADVVK